In Janibacter alkaliphilus, the following proteins share a genomic window:
- the argC gene encoding N-acetyl-gamma-glutamyl-phosphate reductase, translating to MQVFTAAIAGASGYAGAEIARLLLRHPEVEIGALTASGNAGSPVREVAPNLVPLADRVLAPTTVEELSGHDVVFLALPHGHSAEIAAQLPEETLVVDCGADYRLEDESAWTTFYDTPYAGAWPYGMPELVRSDGSRARDALRGARRIAVPGCYPTAVSLAMAPGLAVGVVAPEDLVIVAASGTSGAGRSVKPHLLGSEVMGSMSPYGVGGAHRHTPEIEQNLGRAAGSATTVSFTPTLAPMPRGILATATGRLADGADPATVRAAWEDTYAAEPCVRLLPEGSWPRTSDVLGSNVVEVQVTVDERVGRVIAVAAVDNLTKGTGGAAVQCMNIALGQDETTGLPLAGLAP from the coding sequence ATGCAGGTGTTCACCGCAGCCATCGCCGGAGCCAGCGGCTACGCCGGCGCCGAGATCGCCCGTCTGCTCCTGCGTCACCCCGAGGTGGAGATCGGGGCGCTGACCGCCTCCGGCAACGCCGGGTCCCCGGTCCGTGAGGTCGCCCCGAACCTCGTGCCGCTGGCCGACCGGGTGCTCGCCCCGACCACCGTCGAGGAGCTCTCCGGCCACGACGTCGTCTTCCTCGCGCTGCCGCACGGGCACTCCGCCGAGATCGCCGCGCAGCTGCCGGAGGAGACCCTCGTCGTCGACTGCGGCGCGGACTACCGGCTCGAGGACGAGAGCGCCTGGACCACCTTCTACGACACCCCCTACGCCGGGGCGTGGCCCTACGGCATGCCCGAGCTCGTCCGCTCCGACGGCAGCCGTGCCCGGGACGCCCTGCGCGGCGCCCGCCGGATCGCCGTCCCCGGCTGCTACCCGACCGCGGTCAGCCTGGCCATGGCGCCCGGCCTGGCCGTCGGCGTGGTCGCCCCCGAGGACCTCGTCATCGTCGCCGCATCCGGCACCTCCGGGGCCGGCCGCTCGGTCAAGCCGCACCTGCTCGGCAGCGAGGTCATGGGCTCGATGTCGCCCTACGGGGTCGGTGGCGCGCACCGGCACACCCCGGAGATCGAGCAGAACCTCGGCCGCGCCGCCGGCTCCGCCACCACCGTCTCCTTCACCCCGACGCTCGCCCCGATGCCCCGCGGCATCCTGGCCACCGCGACCGGGCGGCTGGCCGACGGCGCCGATCCGGCCACGGTCCGCGCCGCCTGGGAGGACACCTACGCGGCCGAGCCCTGCGTGCGCCTGCTCCCCGAGGGCAGCTGGCCGCGGACCAGCGACGTCCTCGGCAGCAACGTCGTCGAGGTCCAGGTCACCGTGGACGAGCGGGTCGGCCGGGTGATCGCCGTGGCTGCCGTCGACAACCTCACGAAGGGGACCGGCGGCGCCGCCGTGCAGTGCATGAACATCGCCCTGGGGCAGGACGAGACCACCGGCCTCCCGCTGGCCGGGCTCGCCCCGTGA
- a CDS encoding SDR family NAD(P)-dependent oxidoreductase gives MTGPRVALVTGANRGIGAFVADALEADGWVVERGSSAVADTTDRAAVEAWVGEVGERHGRLDLLVNNAGVMEQEVTLPESDPDEWWRTVEVNVRGPYLVTRAAWPLLVAAGGRVINLNSGAGVRPGLQASAYNVSKTALARITGSTDLAGREVGVRAFDLAPGVVRTDMTAAMRAHADRTDWTTPEQVLELVRALVDGRLDAYSGRMVRAGVDDVATLVAAADRLGERERTITVVPYADDDPLVP, from the coding sequence GTGACCGGCCCTCGGGTGGCCCTGGTCACCGGCGCGAACCGGGGGATCGGCGCCTTCGTCGCGGACGCCCTGGAGGCCGATGGCTGGGTCGTCGAGCGGGGCTCGTCGGCGGTCGCCGACACCACCGACCGGGCCGCGGTCGAGGCCTGGGTCGGGGAGGTCGGGGAGCGCCACGGGCGGCTAGACCTGCTCGTGAACAACGCCGGGGTGATGGAGCAGGAGGTGACGCTGCCGGAGTCCGACCCGGACGAGTGGTGGCGCACCGTCGAGGTCAACGTCCGCGGGCCCTACCTCGTCACCCGAGCCGCCTGGCCGCTGCTCGTGGCCGCCGGGGGGCGGGTCATCAACCTCAACAGCGGCGCCGGGGTGCGACCGGGTCTGCAGGCGTCGGCCTACAACGTCAGCAAGACCGCGCTGGCCCGGATCACCGGGAGCACCGACCTGGCCGGACGCGAGGTCGGGGTCCGCGCCTTCGACCTGGCGCCGGGCGTGGTGCGCACGGACATGACCGCGGCGATGCGGGCGCACGCCGACCGCACCGACTGGACCACGCCGGAGCAGGTGCTCGAGCTCGTCCGGGCCCTGGTCGACGGCCGGCTGGACGCCTACTCGGGGCGGATGGTGCGCGCCGGGGTCGACGACGTCGCCACCCTCGTCGCCGCCGCGGACCGGCTGGGGGAGCGAGAGCGCACGATCACCGTGGTCCCCTACGCCGACGACGATCCCCTCGTCCCCTGA
- the pheT gene encoding phenylalanine--tRNA ligase subunit beta has translation MRVPLDWLGEHVSLPDGVTGAQVAADLVRVGLEEEGLHTGDVTGPLVVGRVLTMQPEEQKNGKTINWCTVDVGDANGTGEPQGIVCGAHNFAPGDLVVVILPGGVLPGGFEITARKTYGHVSAGMICSVAELGIGEDHDGILVITDRPDADGLVPGQDAIGLLGLDRETVEINVTPDRGYCFAIRGVAREYAASTGAAFTDPATGLGQRAPKGDESGHPVRLEDAAPIRGRQGCDRYVARVVRGVDVAAPTPGWMATRLTEAGMRPISLPVDITNYVMLDLGQPLHAFDAATLQGPIVVRRARPGERLTTLDDVDRALSEEDLLITEDGERPLAIAGVMGGEDSEVGESTTDVLIEAAHFDPVTVARSARRHKLPSEASRRFERGVDPALAPAAAQLAVDLLVEHGGGHVDAGVTDVGEPLLPQPVTLPAGMPGRIVGVDYTPEQVTDALVRVGCEVSGSDPMTVTPPTWRGDLRTGEDLVEEVARLVGYDQIPSVLPVPTGGSGLTHAQRVRRLVAEVVAAQGLHEVWAAPFVGDEQHAALGLDVAAERSRTVTVANPLSEEQPLLRTRLLTSLVETLRRNVSRGGRDLGLFEIGLVVAREGEQRSAPTVDVGIQPDDSTMERIRAAVPDQPRHLGLVLAGDRDRAGWWGTGRPADLGDAIEIVRAVGESLAVELVLAADAEPPFHPGRCARVSLTDGTLVGHVGELHPKAVSRLGLPERTVAAELDLDVLVVASGEPVQAQTLSTYPVARSDVALVVDDGVPAADVTAALRRGAGGSLESLELFDVYRGDQTGQGSRSLAYRLGFRAEDRTLTTDEVSALRDQAVAEAAAATGAVQR, from the coding sequence ATGCGGGTACCGCTCGACTGGCTCGGCGAGCACGTCAGCCTCCCCGACGGGGTCACCGGCGCCCAGGTCGCCGCCGACCTCGTCCGGGTCGGCCTCGAGGAGGAGGGGCTGCACACCGGCGACGTCACCGGCCCGCTCGTCGTCGGCCGGGTGCTCACCATGCAGCCCGAGGAGCAGAAGAACGGCAAGACGATCAACTGGTGCACCGTCGACGTCGGTGACGCGAACGGCACCGGCGAGCCCCAGGGCATCGTCTGCGGCGCGCACAACTTCGCGCCCGGCGACCTCGTCGTCGTCATCCTCCCCGGCGGCGTGCTCCCGGGCGGCTTCGAGATCACCGCCCGCAAGACCTACGGGCACGTCAGCGCCGGGATGATCTGCTCGGTCGCCGAGCTCGGTATCGGCGAGGACCACGACGGCATCCTCGTCATCACCGACCGCCCCGACGCGGACGGCCTGGTGCCCGGCCAGGACGCCATCGGTCTCCTCGGCCTCGACCGGGAGACCGTCGAGATCAACGTCACCCCGGACCGCGGCTACTGCTTCGCGATCCGTGGCGTCGCCCGTGAGTACGCCGCCTCCACCGGTGCCGCCTTCACCGACCCGGCCACCGGGCTCGGCCAGCGGGCACCGAAGGGGGACGAGAGCGGTCACCCGGTCCGCCTGGAGGACGCCGCGCCGATCCGTGGCCGCCAGGGCTGCGACCGCTACGTGGCGCGGGTCGTGCGCGGCGTCGACGTCGCCGCGCCCACCCCGGGCTGGATGGCCACCCGCCTCACCGAGGCCGGGATGCGCCCGATCTCGCTGCCGGTGGACATCACGAACTACGTCATGCTCGACCTCGGGCAGCCGCTGCACGCCTTCGACGCGGCCACCCTGCAGGGCCCGATCGTCGTCCGCCGGGCACGACCCGGCGAGCGGCTGACCACCCTCGACGACGTCGACCGGGCGCTGTCCGAGGAGGACCTGCTCATCACCGAGGACGGCGAGCGGCCGCTGGCCATCGCCGGGGTGATGGGCGGCGAGGACAGCGAGGTCGGCGAGAGCACCACCGACGTGCTCATCGAGGCGGCGCACTTCGACCCGGTCACCGTGGCCCGCTCGGCGCGACGGCACAAGCTGCCGTCGGAGGCCTCCCGCCGCTTCGAGCGCGGCGTCGACCCGGCACTGGCGCCGGCCGCCGCCCAGCTGGCCGTCGACCTGCTCGTCGAGCACGGTGGTGGCCACGTCGACGCAGGCGTGACCGATGTCGGGGAGCCGCTGCTGCCGCAGCCGGTCACCCTGCCCGCCGGGATGCCCGGCCGGATCGTCGGCGTCGACTACACCCCGGAGCAGGTCACCGACGCGCTGGTCCGGGTCGGCTGCGAGGTCTCCGGGAGCGACCCGATGACCGTCACCCCGCCGACCTGGCGCGGCGACCTGCGCACCGGCGAGGACCTCGTCGAGGAGGTCGCCCGGCTCGTGGGCTACGACCAGATCCCGTCGGTGCTGCCGGTGCCCACCGGCGGCAGCGGGCTGACCCACGCGCAGCGGGTCCGTCGCCTCGTCGCCGAGGTGGTCGCCGCCCAGGGGCTGCACGAGGTGTGGGCCGCCCCCTTCGTCGGGGACGAGCAGCACGCCGCCCTCGGGCTGGACGTCGCGGCCGAGCGGTCCCGCACCGTCACCGTGGCCAACCCGCTGTCCGAGGAGCAGCCGCTGCTGCGCACCCGGCTGCTGACCAGCCTGGTGGAGACGCTGCGCCGCAACGTCTCCCGCGGCGGCCGCGATCTCGGGCTCTTCGAGATCGGGCTGGTCGTCGCGCGGGAGGGCGAGCAGCGCAGCGCACCGACGGTGGACGTCGGCATCCAGCCGGACGACAGCACGATGGAGCGGATCCGGGCCGCGGTGCCGGACCAGCCGCGCCACCTCGGTCTCGTCCTGGCCGGCGACCGGGACCGGGCCGGCTGGTGGGGCACCGGTCGACCGGCCGACCTCGGCGACGCGATCGAGATCGTCCGGGCGGTGGGGGAGAGCCTCGCCGTCGAGCTCGTCCTGGCCGCCGACGCGGAGCCTCCCTTCCACCCCGGCCGGTGCGCCCGGGTGAGCCTGACCGACGGCACCCTCGTCGGGCACGTCGGCGAGCTGCACCCGAAGGCCGTCTCCCGGCTCGGTCTGCCGGAGCGCACCGTCGCCGCCGAGCTCGATCTCGACGTGCTGGTCGTCGCCTCCGGCGAGCCGGTGCAGGCGCAGACCCTGTCGACCTACCCGGTGGCCCGCAGCGACGTGGCCCTCGTGGTCGACGACGGGGTCCCGGCCGCCGACGTCACCGCGGCCCTGCGCCGCGGGGCGGGGGGCTCGCTGGAGTCGCTGGAGCTCTTCGACGTCTACCGCGGCGACCAGACCGGTCAGGGCAGCAGGTCGCTGGCCTACCGGCTGGGCTTCCGCGCGGAGGATCGCACGCTGACCACCGACGAGGTCAGCGCCCTGCGCGACCAGGCGGTCGCCGAGGCGGCCGCCGCCACCGGGGCGGTGCAGCGGTGA
- the pheS gene encoding phenylalanine--tRNA ligase subunit alpha, with protein sequence MSGPNTNYDPVEVAALDPEAVEAAVEAALAAAAAAGSLAELKAARPAHQGDKSPLALANREIGALPPSAKAEAGKRVGAARGRVKQAFAEREAALEAERDEQILREETIDVTQPTGRRPMGRRHPIPLMSDRIADLFVGMGWEVAEGPEVEAEWFNFDALNFDADHPARQMQDTFYVEPPEGGLVLRTHTSPVQARALLERGVPLYVAAIGRVFRTDELDATHMPAFHQVEGIAVDEGITMAHLKGTLDRLAGELFGDGITTRLRPSYFPFTEPSAEMDLRCFVCLGQDPDCRTCKGTGWIEWGGCGMVNRNVLTACGVDPERYTGFAFGMGIDRALMFRTGVSDMRDMIEGDVRFDAQFGMEI encoded by the coding sequence ATGTCTGGACCGAACACGAACTACGACCCCGTCGAGGTGGCGGCGCTGGACCCGGAGGCGGTCGAGGCCGCCGTCGAGGCCGCGCTCGCCGCGGCTGCCGCGGCCGGCTCGCTCGCCGAGCTCAAGGCCGCCCGGCCGGCCCACCAGGGCGACAAGAGCCCGCTGGCCCTGGCCAACCGCGAGATCGGCGCCCTGCCCCCGAGCGCGAAGGCCGAGGCCGGCAAGCGGGTCGGCGCCGCCCGAGGTCGGGTCAAGCAGGCCTTCGCCGAGCGTGAGGCCGCGCTGGAGGCGGAGCGGGACGAGCAGATCCTGCGCGAGGAGACCATCGACGTCACCCAGCCCACCGGCCGGCGACCGATGGGCCGGCGGCACCCGATCCCGCTGATGTCCGACCGGATCGCCGACCTCTTCGTCGGCATGGGCTGGGAGGTCGCCGAGGGGCCCGAGGTCGAGGCCGAGTGGTTCAACTTCGACGCGCTGAACTTCGACGCCGACCACCCCGCCCGGCAGATGCAGGACACCTTCTACGTCGAGCCGCCCGAGGGGGGCCTCGTGCTGCGCACCCACACCTCCCCGGTGCAGGCCCGGGCGCTGCTCGAGCGCGGCGTGCCGCTCTACGTCGCGGCCATCGGCCGGGTCTTCCGCACCGACGAGCTCGACGCCACGCACATGCCCGCCTTCCACCAGGTCGAGGGGATCGCCGTCGACGAGGGCATCACCATGGCCCACCTCAAGGGCACCCTCGACCGGCTCGCCGGCGAGCTCTTCGGCGACGGCATCACCACCCGGCTGCGCCCCTCCTACTTCCCCTTCACCGAGCCCAGCGCCGAGATGGACCTGCGCTGCTTCGTCTGCCTCGGCCAGGACCCTGACTGCCGCACCTGCAAGGGCACCGGCTGGATCGAGTGGGGCGGCTGCGGGATGGTCAACCGCAACGTGCTCACCGCCTGCGGGGTCGACCCGGAGCGCTACACCGGCTTCGCCTTCGGGATGGGCATCGACCGGGCGCTGATGTTCCGGACCGGGGTGTCCGACATGCGCGACATGATCGAGGGAGACGTGCGCTTCGACGCGCAGTTCGGGATGGAGATCTGA
- a CDS encoding RNA methyltransferase, whose amino-acid sequence MRALSRRSVRARSGRILLEGPQGVREAVRHAPDQVVDLYLTAETAARYPEIADAARAAGRWVHEVSEDVLAAMCDADSPQGMVAVCEWSPGELADVLASDPACLVLLAEVRDPGNLGTVIRGADAAGAAAVLVSAASVDVTSPKVVRSTAGSLFHLPVVTGLDVTETIARLQASGIVCHAADGAGERTVDEADLGPAHAWVMGNEARGLPPEVAHACDDVLRVPIHGQAESLNLAMATTLCVYASARAQRG is encoded by the coding sequence GTGCGCGCGCTCTCCCGGCGCTCGGTGCGTGCGCGCAGCGGCCGGATCCTCCTCGAGGGCCCGCAGGGCGTCCGCGAGGCGGTGCGGCACGCCCCCGACCAGGTCGTCGACCTCTACCTCACGGCGGAGACGGCCGCGCGCTACCCGGAGATCGCCGACGCCGCTCGGGCGGCCGGCCGCTGGGTGCACGAGGTCAGCGAGGACGTGCTCGCCGCGATGTGCGACGCCGACAGCCCCCAGGGCATGGTCGCGGTCTGCGAGTGGTCGCCGGGCGAGCTGGCGGACGTGCTGGCCAGCGACCCCGCCTGCCTGGTGCTGCTCGCCGAGGTGCGCGACCCGGGCAACCTGGGCACGGTGATCCGTGGCGCCGACGCCGCCGGCGCTGCCGCGGTGCTGGTCAGCGCCGCGTCCGTCGACGTCACCTCCCCGAAGGTGGTCCGCTCCACCGCGGGCTCGCTCTTCCACCTGCCGGTGGTCACCGGCCTCGACGTGACCGAGACGATCGCCCGCCTGCAGGCGTCCGGGATCGTCTGCCACGCCGCCGACGGCGCCGGTGAGCGGACGGTCGACGAGGCCGACCTCGGCCCGGCGCACGCCTGGGTGATGGGCAACGAGGCTCGCGGCCTGCCGCCGGAGGTCGCGCACGCCTGCGACGACGTGCTCCGTGTGCCGATCCACGGGCAGGCCGAGTCGCTCAACCTCGCCATGGCCACGACGCTGTGCGTCTACGCCTCGGCCCGGGCGCAGCGCGGCTGA
- the rplT gene encoding 50S ribosomal protein L20, producing the protein MARVKRAVNAQKKRRVVLERASGYRGQRSRLYRKAKEQVTHSLGYSYRDRRQKKGDFRRLWIQRINAGARANGMTYNRFIQGLRAADVEVDRRMLAELAVNDEAAFAALVEIARANVPAQPAKA; encoded by the coding sequence GTGGCACGCGTGAAGCGGGCGGTCAACGCCCAGAAGAAGCGCCGGGTCGTCCTCGAGCGCGCCTCCGGCTACCGCGGGCAGCGCTCGCGGCTGTACCGGAAGGCCAAGGAGCAGGTCACCCACAGCCTCGGCTACAGCTACCGCGACCGCCGGCAGAAGAAGGGCGACTTCCGTCGCCTGTGGATCCAGCGGATCAACGCCGGCGCCCGCGCCAACGGTATGACCTACAACCGGTTCATCCAGGGCCTTCGCGCCGCCGACGTCGAGGTCGACCGTCGGATGCTCGCCGAGCTCGCGGTCAACGACGAGGCCGCCTTCGCCGCCCTGGTCGAGATCGCTCGGGCGAACGTGCCGGCCCAGCCGGCCAAGGCCTGA
- the rpmI gene encoding 50S ribosomal protein L35: MPKNKTHSGAKKRFRVTGSGKIMRERANHVHKFHEKTPQHARRLANDVVVAKADEKKIKKLLGR; encoded by the coding sequence ATGCCGAAGAACAAGACGCACAGCGGCGCCAAGAAGCGCTTCCGGGTGACCGGGTCGGGGAAGATCATGCGCGAGCGGGCCAACCACGTGCACAAGTTCCACGAGAAGACCCCGCAGCACGCCCGTCGCCTGGCGAACGACGTCGTCGTCGCCAAGGCCGACGAGAAGAAGATCAAGAAGCTGCTCGGTCGCTGA
- the infC gene encoding translation initiation factor IF-3 yields the protein MSEPRINDRIRVPEVRLVGPNGEQVGIVRVEDALRLAAEADLDLVEVAPQAKPPVAKLMDFGKYKYEAAMKAREARKNQVNTVIKEIKLRPKIDGHDYGTKKGHVERFLGGGDKVKVTIMFRGREQSRPELGFRLLQRLAEDVVELGTVESAPKQDGRNMVMVLAPTKKKSEAKAQQRRKRDEAKAAARQEPSEDVTTEDVADEGVQA from the coding sequence ATCAGCGAGCCCCGTATCAACGACCGGATCCGCGTCCCCGAGGTGCGGTTGGTCGGCCCGAACGGCGAGCAGGTCGGCATCGTCCGCGTGGAGGATGCCCTGCGCCTGGCCGCGGAGGCGGACCTCGACCTCGTGGAGGTCGCCCCTCAGGCCAAGCCGCCCGTCGCCAAGCTCATGGACTTCGGCAAGTACAAGTACGAAGCCGCCATGAAGGCCCGGGAGGCCCGCAAGAACCAGGTCAACACGGTCATCAAGGAGATCAAGCTCCGACCGAAGATCGACGGCCACGACTACGGCACGAAGAAGGGCCACGTCGAGCGCTTCCTGGGCGGCGGTGACAAGGTCAAGGTGACCATCATGTTCCGCGGCCGCGAGCAGTCCCGCCCCGAGCTGGGCTTCCGGCTGCTGCAGCGCCTCGCCGAGGACGTCGTCGAGCTCGGCACCGTCGAGTCGGCGCCGAAGCAGGACGGCCGCAACATGGTCATGGTCCTGGCGCCGACCAAGAAGAAGTCCGAGGCCAAGGCGCAGCAGCGCCGGAAGCGGGACGAGGCCAAGGCGGCCGCCCGGCAGGAGCCGAGTGAGGACGTCACCACCGAGGACGTCGCCGACGAGGGCGTCCAGGCCTGA
- a CDS encoding SseB family protein produces the protein MTSAGDGGYPGSIGGADSGGVPWKGRNLPDAGFAGDDGNADPALLDALTSGDDAAVMARLPGVRLLVPVTAVAAETTTGAHGQTADAQSDMAVMLLEHPDGRTALPAFTSQAALAAFDPQARPVPVVAERAAEAAISERADLIVLDCADAQAREVRASMVWALAQRRGWLPAHADPFVAGSLERAVAEVPEIRDHELAEGEPAGTGVLQVELTLVPGLSGPQVQQLVTALGERLAADGELRARVDGLAFRVR, from the coding sequence GTGACCTCCGCCGGCGACGGCGGCTACCCCGGCTCGATCGGCGGGGCGGACTCCGGCGGGGTCCCGTGGAAGGGACGCAACCTCCCCGACGCCGGCTTCGCCGGGGACGACGGCAACGCCGACCCGGCCCTGCTGGACGCGCTGACCAGCGGGGACGACGCCGCGGTGATGGCCCGGCTGCCCGGGGTCCGCCTGCTCGTCCCGGTGACCGCGGTGGCGGCCGAGACCACCACGGGTGCGCACGGGCAGACCGCCGACGCGCAGAGCGACATGGCGGTCATGCTGCTGGAGCACCCGGACGGCCGGACCGCGCTGCCGGCCTTCACCTCCCAGGCGGCGCTGGCCGCCTTCGACCCGCAGGCCCGGCCGGTGCCGGTCGTCGCCGAGCGGGCGGCAGAGGCGGCGATCAGCGAGCGGGCCGACCTCATCGTGCTGGACTGCGCCGACGCGCAGGCCCGGGAGGTCCGGGCGAGCATGGTCTGGGCGCTGGCGCAGCGCCGAGGCTGGCTGCCGGCGCACGCCGACCCCTTCGTCGCCGGGTCGCTGGAGCGAGCGGTCGCGGAGGTGCCCGAGATCCGCGACCACGAGCTCGCCGAGGGCGAGCCCGCGGGCACCGGCGTGCTGCAGGTCGAGCTCACCCTGGTACCTGGGCTCAGCGGGCCGCAGGTGCAGCAGCTGGTCACCGCGCTGGGGGAGCGGCTGGCCGCCGACGGCGAGCTGCGGGCCCGGGTGGACGGCCTCGCCTTCCGGGTGCGCTGA
- the priA gene encoding bifunctional 1-(5-phosphoribosyl)-5-((5-phosphoribosylamino)methylideneamino)imidazole-4-carboxamide isomerase/phosphoribosylanthranilate isomerase PriA, whose protein sequence is MTRPTTTEPAAPRLELLPAVDVTEGQAVQLVQGVAGSGGQFGDPLRAAQEWQDQGAEWLHLVDLDAAFGRGSNAELLAEIVGRLDLKVEMSGGIRDQESLERALATGCRRVNIGTAALEDPEWTARAIAEHGDRVAIGLDVRGTTLAARGWTSEGGDLWETLARLDREGCARYVVTDVAKDGMLAGPNLELLSQVCAATAAPVVASGGVTTVDDVTALRGLVPEGVEGAIIGSALYKGTVTLGEALDAAGRP, encoded by the coding sequence GTGACCCGTCCGACCACGACCGAGCCGGCCGCGCCGCGGCTGGAGCTGCTGCCCGCCGTCGACGTCACCGAGGGCCAGGCCGTCCAGCTGGTCCAGGGCGTCGCCGGCAGCGGCGGCCAGTTCGGCGACCCGCTGCGGGCGGCCCAGGAGTGGCAGGACCAGGGCGCCGAGTGGTTGCACCTGGTGGACCTGGACGCCGCCTTCGGGCGCGGCTCGAACGCCGAGCTGCTCGCCGAGATCGTCGGACGCCTCGACCTGAAGGTCGAGATGAGCGGCGGCATCCGCGACCAGGAGAGTCTGGAGCGGGCGCTGGCCACCGGCTGCCGCCGGGTGAACATCGGCACCGCCGCGCTGGAGGACCCGGAGTGGACCGCCCGGGCCATCGCCGAGCACGGCGACCGGGTGGCCATCGGCCTCGACGTGCGCGGCACCACCCTCGCCGCCCGCGGCTGGACCAGCGAAGGGGGCGACCTCTGGGAGACCCTCGCCCGCCTCGACCGCGAGGGCTGCGCCCGCTACGTCGTCACCGACGTCGCCAAGGACGGCATGCTCGCCGGGCCCAACCTCGAGCTGCTCAGCCAGGTGTGCGCGGCGACCGCGGCACCGGTCGTCGCCTCCGGCGGGGTGACCACCGTCGACGACGTCACCGCGCTGCGCGGCCTCGTGCCCGAAGGGGTCGAGGGCGCGATCATCGGCTCCGCGCTCTACAAGGGCACTGTCACCCTGGGCGAGGCGCTCGACGCCGCGGGGCGGCCGTGA
- the hisH gene encoding imidazole glycerol phosphate synthase subunit HisH, with protein sequence MSQQQVVVLDHGSGNVRSAVRALEHVGAAVTLTADREAALAADGLLVPGVGNFHACIAGLRGVGGGEIIDQRLADERPVLGVCVGMQVLFEGSTEPSGDPQPGLARWPGQVVRLEAEVVPHMGWSPVTPAEGSTLFAGLAGERFYFVHSYAAASWPDDAAAGGSARPSWGQHGSPFVAAVEDGPLSATQFHPEKSGDAGLHLLKNWVMSL encoded by the coding sequence ATGAGTCAGCAGCAGGTCGTCGTCCTCGACCACGGCAGTGGCAACGTCCGCTCCGCGGTCCGGGCGCTGGAGCACGTGGGGGCCGCGGTGACGCTCACCGCCGACCGGGAGGCGGCACTGGCCGCCGACGGTCTGCTCGTCCCCGGCGTCGGCAACTTCCACGCCTGCATCGCCGGGCTGCGCGGCGTCGGCGGTGGCGAGATCATCGATCAGCGCCTGGCCGACGAGCGTCCCGTGCTCGGCGTCTGCGTCGGCATGCAGGTGCTCTTCGAGGGCTCCACCGAGCCCAGCGGCGACCCGCAGCCTGGCCTGGCCCGGTGGCCCGGCCAGGTGGTCCGGCTGGAGGCCGAGGTCGTCCCGCACATGGGCTGGTCACCGGTCACCCCGGCCGAGGGCAGCACGCTCTTCGCCGGCCTGGCGGGGGAGCGGTTCTACTTCGTGCACTCCTACGCCGCCGCCTCCTGGCCGGACGACGCCGCCGCGGGCGGCAGCGCCCGGCCCTCGTGGGGCCAGCACGGCTCCCCCTTCGTCGCGGCCGTCGAGGACGGCCCGTTGTCCGCCACGCAGTTCCACCCGGAGAAGTCCGGGGACGCCGGGCTGCACCTGCTGAAGAACTGGGTGATGTCGCTGTGA
- the hisB gene encoding imidazoleglycerol-phosphate dehydratase HisB produces the protein MSSAARTATVSRGTSESRVEVSVDLDGSGRGEVRTGVPFYDHMLLSLAKHSLIDLTVVADGDIEVDAHHTVEDVAIVLGQAVREALGDKRGIARFGDATVPLDEALVQAVVDVAGRPYVVHTGEPEGQQYVLIGGHYVGSLTRHVLESFAMNAQIALHVRVLGGRDPHHIVEAQFKALARALRTAVALDPRVSGIPSAKGAL, from the coding sequence GTGAGCAGCGCCGCCCGCACCGCCACCGTCAGCCGAGGCACCTCGGAGAGCCGGGTCGAGGTGAGCGTCGACCTCGACGGCTCCGGCCGTGGCGAGGTGCGCACCGGCGTCCCCTTCTACGACCACATGCTCCTCTCGCTGGCCAAGCACAGCCTCATCGACCTCACCGTCGTCGCCGACGGCGACATCGAGGTGGACGCCCACCACACCGTCGAGGACGTGGCGATCGTGCTCGGGCAGGCTGTGCGCGAGGCCCTCGGCGACAAGCGCGGCATCGCCCGCTTCGGCGACGCCACCGTGCCGCTGGACGAGGCCCTGGTCCAGGCGGTCGTGGACGTCGCCGGGCGCCCCTACGTGGTGCACACCGGCGAGCCCGAGGGGCAGCAGTACGTGCTCATCGGCGGGCACTACGTCGGCTCGCTGACCCGGCACGTGCTGGAGTCCTTCGCGATGAACGCGCAGATCGCGCTGCACGTCCGGGTCCTCGGCGGCCGCGACCCGCACCACATCGTCGAGGCCCAGTTCAAGGCGCTGGCCCGGGCGCTGCGCACCGCGGTCGCGCTCGACCCCCGGGTCAGCGGCATCCCCAGCGCCAAGGGCGCGCTCTGA